Proteins encoded in a region of the Perca fluviatilis chromosome 6, GENO_Pfluv_1.0, whole genome shotgun sequence genome:
- the cmya5 gene encoding cardiomyopathy-associated protein 5 isoform X1, with product MEECESLDSEMTELQEFQSEASEAISQDDEDEVEELQNSLREVVQDQSVKPKFQCLMVDPSFSMVTVQSEDSGIVWETASSRCSTPWASETSSISEAYSMEGSGAAGKITIVFDEEKIVRRRTRSGGRSSRLGDRLSRPGSSRSASALGVERPEMAEVSLPNVKQEKTETEPDLEEIKNKDQQLFSLISEGYEILNIRVPSKLPTVDEEESTELQDNLSYLDETPKIRSRNHHDWTLQQNHTLPEEGEMMHHQEPLKQDSADTELRHTHTQKESTGDIDYFEKFTLVDVVTPGEEAPELQEEAEQRAAKPQVEEQKPAKETDTDSPSASEDSFVFVTDVEIVGERLDEVFYGEGAPAEALPRREDNEAESAMRRRRESQRSGKENGSALFGSEETTLTPIYISSGPPKIIDLILLEEPTAMSFMYSDLYEDAVGERTKSDGEHSEAESVASEKTYRRRLSDSEEADGYLEKFILKDETPTVEDQPESVEDKREGRMMWSQSEFDTTGCLTRVDREEDKDKTKTEETTTQEVSVGDNSDDLQSATFEEKRVIITETEKEREEIQLSMGTEEQTVREASEESVLESKLEEDQVEDLEVTHEVKRDQTEPPESSTDEPLPETHQVDSKVEKTEQSEEHQREVPAETTSMIKTEQPCQRQKVVEKTAQVAVNAAEETAVITPVSTEAPPIITEKSFSKEAAADTEMVAFDEKVVTEAIAKAPAEAKDLETERQEIVTSTEPAETTSIIETEQPCQTQKVVEKNAQVVVNAAEETAVRTPVSSDAPPIIIEKTFSKETAADTEMVAADEKVVTEAIAKAPAEVKEPETDRQEMLTSTEIESSAETSLKEAVEVVPEDVAPVEVTTDCDSAVQALVEVTEKAADEKEIQTQVQIDLREVTSVETTDVHTAEGEEEHEALAEESTVESQPSEFITEADQESEVKAGISNEVTEPVLPEEVKTDSDKKQLEILESKQHQKEESVTDNELITEAKDKTPTEDTGAQGMVNVGDEFILLVSKGQAVEMDIAISQSSEKTRGDTVALSEPDSTCEHLIAPETTTICPDTLQAPNVETMTEPQLEVKPDIVLNEDALPRNELDRRYSPPAPVEEANTEEQRMDWDFEEDEGNLSPLRSSTPQEDLSGLQRENTKSGTADVEQKADIHKVEDAPETSIVTEDSSPEIDLQREDVEEKIEQDEAVAEAPEVIAEELEYEIISKQDAKDMPEPETQRDAEEPKPEFGQPREERMEVETEEKVLDLPPEEELIEADYEIIDAEEQSQARLAAELQGMDWFCITCGCLLSEDDYVSGEHHGHEVAAVDQAYEEIKEKLSDWISELQGRSENIEDLVSELELAYNSVEDQCVESEAAMRVQNEEMMALVMEQYNDMSVSMEEEKKAKLEQLYDQIVSFQESIDSTKATLETTAREADTDARSPEDIHASLKAALDSAMSLELGPKGLLVFEDYAKGNTSSSHLAQRKGIPVPQRPTLQPQESGSATSTSVTVYWRVNPGDIIDCFQVYCMEDPQGAVSEEYRVTVKESYCVLEELEPDRTYKVWVMAVNYTGCSLPSERLSFRTAPSVPVIDTECCTVMWDSATLRWSSASQTPEHSYTLEYCRQYELEGEGLRSLTGIKSCEQRVLLQPNENYLFYIKAVNESGASEQSEAALISTKGTRFHLLKASAHPALELSVDQTTLHYSQDAHENTLSTENECPSILGELLPAQGHYYWETLVSGSTAYRLGVAYSTANRSSPLGENSLSWCLQCIPTPSGCRYQLLHNEVQSSVFVIEMPERVGTLLDYQLGRLSFYNAQSGQLLGTFCQRFTQPCHPTLALEMPGSVEVSMVLEVPEFTKDS from the exons ATGGAGGAGTGTGAGAGTCTGGACTCTGAGATGACGGAGCTGCAGGAGTTTCAGAGTGAGGCTTCAGAGGCCATCAGCCAGGACGATGAAGACGAGGTGGAGGAACTGCAAAACAG TCTGCGAGAGGTTGTCCAGGACCAGTCCGTGAAGCCCAAATTCCAGTGCCTGATGGTGGATCCGTCATTCTCTATGGTAACTGTTCAGAGTGAGGACAGTGGTATTGTTTGGGAGACGGCCTCTAGCCGCTGCTCTACTCCCTGGGCCTCTGAGACCAGCTCCATCTCTGAAGCCTACAGCATGGAGGGCTCTGGAGCCGCAGGAAAGATCACCATCGTCTTTGATGAGGAGAAAATAGTCCGCAGGAGGACGAGGTCTGGAGGAAGGAGCAGCAGGCTGGGGGACAGGCTGAGCCGACCTGGTAGTTCAAGATCGGCTTCAGCCCTTGGAGTGGAGAGACCGGAGATGGCAGAGGTTTCCCTCCCCAATGTTAAACAGGAGAAAACCGAAACAGAGCCAGACTTGGAGGAAATCAAAAATAAAGATCAGCAGCTGTTTAGTTTGATTTCAGAGGGTTATGAGATTCTCAACATCAGAGTCCCCTCCAAACTTCCCACTGTGGATGAGGAAGAGAGCACAGAGTTGCAAGACAATTTGTCTTATTTGGATGAGACTCCAAAGATCAGGTCCCGAAACCACCATGACTGGACACTGCAACAGAACCATACCCTGCCAGAGGAGGGGGAAATGATGCATCACCAAGAg CCCTTAAAGCAAGACTCTGCGGACACAgagctcagacacacacacactcagaaggAGAGCACCGGCGACATAGACTACTTTGAGAAGTTTACCCTGGTTGATGTGGTGACTCCTGGAGAAGAAGCTCCAGAGCTTCAGGAGGAGGCAGAACAGCGTGCAGCGAAGCCCCAAGTGGAGGAGCAAAAGCCGGCtaaggagacagacacagacagcccGTCTGCATCAGAGGACTCCTTTGTCTTTGTTACAGATGTGGAGATAGTTGGGGAACGCTTGGATGAGGTCTTCTACGGAGAAGGAGCTCCTGCTGAGGCACTGCCGAGGAGAGAAGACAATGAGGCGGAGAGTGCAATGAGAAGGAGACGAGAGAGCCAGAGATCTGGGAAGGAGAATGGCTCAGCGTTGTTTGGGAGTGAAGAGACCACCCTCACGCCCATTTATATCTCCTCTGGACCCCCTAAGATCATTGACCTCATCCTGCTGGAAGAGCCCACTGCCATGTCCTTTATGTATTCAGACCTTTACGAAGATGCTGTAGGCGAGAGGACGAAGAGCGACGGGGAACACTCCGAGGCAGAGAGCGTGGCATCTGAGAAGACCTATAGGAGACGTTTGTCAGATTCAGAGGAGGCTGACGGGTACCTGGAGAAGTTTATTTTGAAGGATGAAACTCCCACAGTGGAGGATCAACCAGAATCAGTAGAGGataagagggaggggaggatgaTGTGGTCGCAGTCTGAGTTTGACACAACAGGATGTCTAACAAGAGTGGACAGAGAAGAAGACAAGgacaagacaaagacagaggaaacaACGACTCAGGAAGTCAGTGTTGGAGATAACAGCGACGATTTACAATCAGCAACATTTGAAGAGAAAAGAGTAATAAttacagagacagaaaaggagagggaggaaaTACAACTTTCCATGGGGACTGAAGAGCAGACTGTCAGAGAAGCCTCGGAAGAATCAGTTCTTGAGTCTAAACTGGAAGAGGATCAGGTGGAGGATCTGGAGGTGACACATGAGGTAAAGAGAGACCAGACCGAGCCTCCTGAGAGCAGCACTGATGAACCACTTCCGGAAACTCATCAGGTGGACAGTAAAGTAGAGAAAACAGAGCAGAGTGAGGAACATCAGAGAGAAGTGCCAGCAGAAACAACTAGCATGATTAAAACTGAGCAGCCATGTCAGAGACAAAAAGTGGTAGAAAAAACAGCTCAGGTGGCTGTAAATGCTGCAGAGGAGACAGCTGTGATAACACCTGTAAGTACCGAGGCGCCTCCCATCATCACTGAGAAGAGTTTCTCTAAGGAGGCAGCTGCTGACACTGAGATGGTGGCTTTTGATGAGAAAGTAGTTACTGAGGCCATAGCAAAGGCCCCGGCTGAAGCTAAAGATCTTGAGACTGAAAGACAGGAAATTGTTACCTCTACTGAACCAGCGGAAACAACTAGCATTATTGAAACTGAGCAACCATGTCAGACACAAAAAGTGGTAGAAAAAAATGCTCAGGTGGTTGTAAATGCTGCAGAGGAGACAGCTGTGAGAACGCCTGTAAGCAGCGACGCGCCTCCCATCATCATTGAGAAGACTTTCTCTAAGGAGACAGCTGCTGACACTGAGATGGTGGCTGCTGATGAGAAAGTAGTTACCGAGGCCATAGCAAAGGCCCCGGCTGAAGTGAAAGAACCTGAGACTGATAGACAGGAAATGCTCACCTCTACTGAAATAGAGTCATCTGCCGAAACATCACTAAAAGAAGCAGTGGAAGTTGTTCCTGAAGATGTTGCACCTGTTGAGGTCACCACTGACTGTGATTCTGCAGTACAGGCATTAGTGGAGGTCACTGAAAAAGCCGCGGATGAAAAAGAGATCCAAACTCAAGTTCAGATTGATCTTCGGGAAGTTACAAGTGTTGAAACAACGGATGTTCACACAGctgaaggagaggaggaacatGAGGCTCTGGCAGAGGAAAGTACAGTTGAGAGCCAGCCGTCTGAATTTATTACTGAAGCTGATCAGGAGTCAGAGGTTAAAGCTGGGATCTCAAATGAAGTAACTGAACCGGTGTTGCCAGAAGAagtgaagacagattcagataAGAAACAGCTTGAAATTCTTGAATCGAAGCAGCATCAAAAAGAGGAGTCAGTAACTGACAATGAGCTAATAACTGAAGCCAAAGATAAAACCCCCACAGAGGACACTGGTGCTCAGGGGATGGTGAATGTGGGTGATGAGTTCATCCTCCTTGTCTCCAAAGGACAAGCTGTAGAGATGGACATAGCGATCAGTCAGTCGTCAGAGAAGACTAGAGGTGATACAGTAGCTCTCTCTGAACCTGACAGCACATGTGAACATCTCATAGCACCTGAAACCACCACAATATGCCCAGACACTCTTCAGGCCCCAAATGTAGAAACAATGACAGAGCCTCAACTGGAAGTAAAACCTGacattgttttaaatgaagaCGCACTACCCAGAAACGAGTTAGACAGGAGGTACTCTCCTCCAGCTCCTGTGGAGGAGGCCAACACAGAGGAGCAGAGGATGGACTGGGACTTTGAAGAAGACGAGGGCAACCTTTCCCCTCTGAGGAGCTCTACTCCCCAGGAGGATTTGTCCGGGCTACAAAGAGAGAATACAAAGTCAGGAACAGCAGATGTAGAACAAAAGGCAGACATTCACAAGGTGGAAGATGCCCCAGAAACAAGCATTGTTACAGAGGATTCCAGTCCAGAGATTGATCTGCAAAGAGAAGATGTAGAAGAAAAGATAGAGCAAGATGAGGCAGTTGCAGAGGCTCCAGAGGTGATTGCTGAGGAGCTTGAATATGAGATAATATCTAAACAAGATGCAAAAGATATGCCAGAACCTGAAACACAAAGAGATGCAGAGGAACCAAAACCTGAGTTTGGTCAGCCGAGAGAAGAGAGGATGGAGGTGGAGACGGAGGAGAAAGTCTTGGATCTGCCCCCAGAAGAAGAGCTCATTGAGGCTGACTATGAAATCATCGATGCAGAGGAGCAGAGTCAGGCCCGACTGGCTGCTGAGCTGCAGGGGATGGACTGGTTCTGTATCACCTGTGGATGTCTGCTGTCCGAGGATGACTATGTGTCTGGAGAGCATCACGGCCACGAAGTTGCTGCTGTGGACCAAGCCTACGAGGAAATCAAG GAGAAGCTGAGTGACTGGATCTCAGAACTTCAGGGGAGGTCAGAGAACATCGAGGACCTGGTGTCTGAGCTTGAACTGGCTTACAACTCTGTAGAG GACCAGTGTGTGGAGAGCGAGGCAGCGATGCGGGTGCAGAATGAGGAGATGATGGCTCTGGTGATGGAGCAGTACAACGACATGTCTGTCAGCatggaagaggagaagaaggcCAAGCTGGAGCAGCTATATGACCAGATTGTCTCCTTCCAGGAGAGCATCGACTCCACCAAAGCCACTCTGGAGACCACGGCCAGAGAGGCTGACACTGACGCACGG TCACCTGAAGACATTCATGCAAG TCTCAAGGCAGCTCTGGACTCAGCCATGTCACTGGAGCTGGGTCCCAAGGGACTGCTGGTGTTCGAGGACTATGCCAAGGGCAACACTTCCAGCTCTCACCTCGCACAGCGTAAGGGAATCCCAG TTCCTCAGAGACCTACGCTGCAGCCTCAGGAGTCAGGCTCAGCCACCAGCACTAGTGTCACCGTTTACTGGAGGGTCAACCCTGGAGATATCATAGACTGCTTCCAGGTCTACTGCATGGAGGATCCACAAGGAG CTGTGTCAGAGGAGTACCGTGTGACAGTGAAGGAGAGTTATTGTGTCCTGGAGGAGCTGGAGCCTGACAGGACATACAAGGTGTGGGTGATGGCTGTCAACTATACAGGCTGCTCTCTGCCCAGCGAGAGACTCTCCTTCAGAACTG CTCCATCAGTGCCAGTGATTGACACCGAGTGCTGTACTGTCATGTGGGATTCAGCCACGCTGCGGTGGAGCTCAGCAAGTCAGACTCCCGAACACAGTTACACGCTGGAGTACTGTCGCCAGTATGAACTGGAGGGAGAGGGGCTCAG GTCCCTCACAGGCATCAAAAGCTGTGAACAGAGGGTTCTCCTGCAGCCCAATGAGAATTATCTGTTTTACATCAAAGCTGTGAACGAGTCTGGAGCCAGCGAACAGAGCGAGGCTGCCCTCATTTCCaccaaag GGACAAGGTTCCACCTGCTGAAAGCCTCAGCTCACCCCGCCTTGGAGCTGTCAGTGGACCAGACCACCCTGCACTACTCTCAGGATGCACATGAAAACACACTATCTACAGAAAATGA GTGTCCATCCATCCTGGGTGAGTTGTTGCCGGCACAAGGGCATTACTACTGGGAGACCCTTGTGTCAGGAAGCACAGCTTACAGGCTAGGAGTGGCATATAGCACAGCCAATAGAAGCAGCCCACTGGGAGAAAACAGCCTGTCATGGTGTTTGCAGTGTATTCCTACACCATCAGG CTGCAGGTATCAGCTGCTCCACAATGAAGTTCAGTCCAGTGTGTTTGTGATTGAGATGCCTGAGCGAGTGGGTACTCTCCTGGATTACCAGCTTGGTCGTTTATCTTTCTACAATGCTCAAAGTGGTCAGTTGTTAGGCACTTTCTGCCAGCGCTTCACCCAGCCGTGCCACCCTACCCTGGCCCTGGAGATGCCCGGCAGCGTGGAGGTCAGCATGGTGCTGGAGGTGCCGGAGTTTACCAAGGACAGCTAG
- the cmya5 gene encoding cardiomyopathy-associated protein 5 isoform X2 produces MVDPSFSMVTVQSEDSGIVWETASSRCSTPWASETSSISEAYSMEGSGAAGKITIVFDEEKIVRRRTRSGGRSSRLGDRLSRPGSSRSASALGVERPEMAEVSLPNVKQEKTETEPDLEEIKNKDQQLFSLISEGYEILNIRVPSKLPTVDEEESTELQDNLSYLDETPKIRSRNHHDWTLQQNHTLPEEGEMMHHQEPLKQDSADTELRHTHTQKESTGDIDYFEKFTLVDVVTPGEEAPELQEEAEQRAAKPQVEEQKPAKETDTDSPSASEDSFVFVTDVEIVGERLDEVFYGEGAPAEALPRREDNEAESAMRRRRESQRSGKENGSALFGSEETTLTPIYISSGPPKIIDLILLEEPTAMSFMYSDLYEDAVGERTKSDGEHSEAESVASEKTYRRRLSDSEEADGYLEKFILKDETPTVEDQPESVEDKREGRMMWSQSEFDTTGCLTRVDREEDKDKTKTEETTTQEVSVGDNSDDLQSATFEEKRVIITETEKEREEIQLSMGTEEQTVREASEESVLESKLEEDQVEDLEVTHEVKRDQTEPPESSTDEPLPETHQVDSKVEKTEQSEEHQREVPAETTSMIKTEQPCQRQKVVEKTAQVAVNAAEETAVITPVSTEAPPIITEKSFSKEAAADTEMVAFDEKVVTEAIAKAPAEAKDLETERQEIVTSTEPAETTSIIETEQPCQTQKVVEKNAQVVVNAAEETAVRTPVSSDAPPIIIEKTFSKETAADTEMVAADEKVVTEAIAKAPAEVKEPETDRQEMLTSTEIESSAETSLKEAVEVVPEDVAPVEVTTDCDSAVQALVEVTEKAADEKEIQTQVQIDLREVTSVETTDVHTAEGEEEHEALAEESTVESQPSEFITEADQESEVKAGISNEVTEPVLPEEVKTDSDKKQLEILESKQHQKEESVTDNELITEAKDKTPTEDTGAQGMVNVGDEFILLVSKGQAVEMDIAISQSSEKTRGDTVALSEPDSTCEHLIAPETTTICPDTLQAPNVETMTEPQLEVKPDIVLNEDALPRNELDRRYSPPAPVEEANTEEQRMDWDFEEDEGNLSPLRSSTPQEDLSGLQRENTKSGTADVEQKADIHKVEDAPETSIVTEDSSPEIDLQREDVEEKIEQDEAVAEAPEVIAEELEYEIISKQDAKDMPEPETQRDAEEPKPEFGQPREERMEVETEEKVLDLPPEEELIEADYEIIDAEEQSQARLAAELQGMDWFCITCGCLLSEDDYVSGEHHGHEVAAVDQAYEEIKEKLSDWISELQGRSENIEDLVSELELAYNSVEDQCVESEAAMRVQNEEMMALVMEQYNDMSVSMEEEKKAKLEQLYDQIVSFQESIDSTKATLETTAREADTDARSPEDIHASLKAALDSAMSLELGPKGLLVFEDYAKGNTSSSHLAQRKGIPVPQRPTLQPQESGSATSTSVTVYWRVNPGDIIDCFQVYCMEDPQGAVSEEYRVTVKESYCVLEELEPDRTYKVWVMAVNYTGCSLPSERLSFRTAPSVPVIDTECCTVMWDSATLRWSSASQTPEHSYTLEYCRQYELEGEGLRSLTGIKSCEQRVLLQPNENYLFYIKAVNESGASEQSEAALISTKGTRFHLLKASAHPALELSVDQTTLHYSQDAHENTLSTENECPSILGELLPAQGHYYWETLVSGSTAYRLGVAYSTANRSSPLGENSLSWCLQCIPTPSGCRYQLLHNEVQSSVFVIEMPERVGTLLDYQLGRLSFYNAQSGQLLGTFCQRFTQPCHPTLALEMPGSVEVSMVLEVPEFTKDS; encoded by the exons ATGGTGGATCCGTCATTCTCTATGGTAACTGTTCAGAGTGAGGACAGTGGTATTGTTTGGGAGACGGCCTCTAGCCGCTGCTCTACTCCCTGGGCCTCTGAGACCAGCTCCATCTCTGAAGCCTACAGCATGGAGGGCTCTGGAGCCGCAGGAAAGATCACCATCGTCTTTGATGAGGAGAAAATAGTCCGCAGGAGGACGAGGTCTGGAGGAAGGAGCAGCAGGCTGGGGGACAGGCTGAGCCGACCTGGTAGTTCAAGATCGGCTTCAGCCCTTGGAGTGGAGAGACCGGAGATGGCAGAGGTTTCCCTCCCCAATGTTAAACAGGAGAAAACCGAAACAGAGCCAGACTTGGAGGAAATCAAAAATAAAGATCAGCAGCTGTTTAGTTTGATTTCAGAGGGTTATGAGATTCTCAACATCAGAGTCCCCTCCAAACTTCCCACTGTGGATGAGGAAGAGAGCACAGAGTTGCAAGACAATTTGTCTTATTTGGATGAGACTCCAAAGATCAGGTCCCGAAACCACCATGACTGGACACTGCAACAGAACCATACCCTGCCAGAGGAGGGGGAAATGATGCATCACCAAGAg CCCTTAAAGCAAGACTCTGCGGACACAgagctcagacacacacacactcagaaggAGAGCACCGGCGACATAGACTACTTTGAGAAGTTTACCCTGGTTGATGTGGTGACTCCTGGAGAAGAAGCTCCAGAGCTTCAGGAGGAGGCAGAACAGCGTGCAGCGAAGCCCCAAGTGGAGGAGCAAAAGCCGGCtaaggagacagacacagacagcccGTCTGCATCAGAGGACTCCTTTGTCTTTGTTACAGATGTGGAGATAGTTGGGGAACGCTTGGATGAGGTCTTCTACGGAGAAGGAGCTCCTGCTGAGGCACTGCCGAGGAGAGAAGACAATGAGGCGGAGAGTGCAATGAGAAGGAGACGAGAGAGCCAGAGATCTGGGAAGGAGAATGGCTCAGCGTTGTTTGGGAGTGAAGAGACCACCCTCACGCCCATTTATATCTCCTCTGGACCCCCTAAGATCATTGACCTCATCCTGCTGGAAGAGCCCACTGCCATGTCCTTTATGTATTCAGACCTTTACGAAGATGCTGTAGGCGAGAGGACGAAGAGCGACGGGGAACACTCCGAGGCAGAGAGCGTGGCATCTGAGAAGACCTATAGGAGACGTTTGTCAGATTCAGAGGAGGCTGACGGGTACCTGGAGAAGTTTATTTTGAAGGATGAAACTCCCACAGTGGAGGATCAACCAGAATCAGTAGAGGataagagggaggggaggatgaTGTGGTCGCAGTCTGAGTTTGACACAACAGGATGTCTAACAAGAGTGGACAGAGAAGAAGACAAGgacaagacaaagacagaggaaacaACGACTCAGGAAGTCAGTGTTGGAGATAACAGCGACGATTTACAATCAGCAACATTTGAAGAGAAAAGAGTAATAAttacagagacagaaaaggagagggaggaaaTACAACTTTCCATGGGGACTGAAGAGCAGACTGTCAGAGAAGCCTCGGAAGAATCAGTTCTTGAGTCTAAACTGGAAGAGGATCAGGTGGAGGATCTGGAGGTGACACATGAGGTAAAGAGAGACCAGACCGAGCCTCCTGAGAGCAGCACTGATGAACCACTTCCGGAAACTCATCAGGTGGACAGTAAAGTAGAGAAAACAGAGCAGAGTGAGGAACATCAGAGAGAAGTGCCAGCAGAAACAACTAGCATGATTAAAACTGAGCAGCCATGTCAGAGACAAAAAGTGGTAGAAAAAACAGCTCAGGTGGCTGTAAATGCTGCAGAGGAGACAGCTGTGATAACACCTGTAAGTACCGAGGCGCCTCCCATCATCACTGAGAAGAGTTTCTCTAAGGAGGCAGCTGCTGACACTGAGATGGTGGCTTTTGATGAGAAAGTAGTTACTGAGGCCATAGCAAAGGCCCCGGCTGAAGCTAAAGATCTTGAGACTGAAAGACAGGAAATTGTTACCTCTACTGAACCAGCGGAAACAACTAGCATTATTGAAACTGAGCAACCATGTCAGACACAAAAAGTGGTAGAAAAAAATGCTCAGGTGGTTGTAAATGCTGCAGAGGAGACAGCTGTGAGAACGCCTGTAAGCAGCGACGCGCCTCCCATCATCATTGAGAAGACTTTCTCTAAGGAGACAGCTGCTGACACTGAGATGGTGGCTGCTGATGAGAAAGTAGTTACCGAGGCCATAGCAAAGGCCCCGGCTGAAGTGAAAGAACCTGAGACTGATAGACAGGAAATGCTCACCTCTACTGAAATAGAGTCATCTGCCGAAACATCACTAAAAGAAGCAGTGGAAGTTGTTCCTGAAGATGTTGCACCTGTTGAGGTCACCACTGACTGTGATTCTGCAGTACAGGCATTAGTGGAGGTCACTGAAAAAGCCGCGGATGAAAAAGAGATCCAAACTCAAGTTCAGATTGATCTTCGGGAAGTTACAAGTGTTGAAACAACGGATGTTCACACAGctgaaggagaggaggaacatGAGGCTCTGGCAGAGGAAAGTACAGTTGAGAGCCAGCCGTCTGAATTTATTACTGAAGCTGATCAGGAGTCAGAGGTTAAAGCTGGGATCTCAAATGAAGTAACTGAACCGGTGTTGCCAGAAGAagtgaagacagattcagataAGAAACAGCTTGAAATTCTTGAATCGAAGCAGCATCAAAAAGAGGAGTCAGTAACTGACAATGAGCTAATAACTGAAGCCAAAGATAAAACCCCCACAGAGGACACTGGTGCTCAGGGGATGGTGAATGTGGGTGATGAGTTCATCCTCCTTGTCTCCAAAGGACAAGCTGTAGAGATGGACATAGCGATCAGTCAGTCGTCAGAGAAGACTAGAGGTGATACAGTAGCTCTCTCTGAACCTGACAGCACATGTGAACATCTCATAGCACCTGAAACCACCACAATATGCCCAGACACTCTTCAGGCCCCAAATGTAGAAACAATGACAGAGCCTCAACTGGAAGTAAAACCTGacattgttttaaatgaagaCGCACTACCCAGAAACGAGTTAGACAGGAGGTACTCTCCTCCAGCTCCTGTGGAGGAGGCCAACACAGAGGAGCAGAGGATGGACTGGGACTTTGAAGAAGACGAGGGCAACCTTTCCCCTCTGAGGAGCTCTACTCCCCAGGAGGATTTGTCCGGGCTACAAAGAGAGAATACAAAGTCAGGAACAGCAGATGTAGAACAAAAGGCAGACATTCACAAGGTGGAAGATGCCCCAGAAACAAGCATTGTTACAGAGGATTCCAGTCCAGAGATTGATCTGCAAAGAGAAGATGTAGAAGAAAAGATAGAGCAAGATGAGGCAGTTGCAGAGGCTCCAGAGGTGATTGCTGAGGAGCTTGAATATGAGATAATATCTAAACAAGATGCAAAAGATATGCCAGAACCTGAAACACAAAGAGATGCAGAGGAACCAAAACCTGAGTTTGGTCAGCCGAGAGAAGAGAGGATGGAGGTGGAGACGGAGGAGAAAGTCTTGGATCTGCCCCCAGAAGAAGAGCTCATTGAGGCTGACTATGAAATCATCGATGCAGAGGAGCAGAGTCAGGCCCGACTGGCTGCTGAGCTGCAGGGGATGGACTGGTTCTGTATCACCTGTGGATGTCTGCTGTCCGAGGATGACTATGTGTCTGGAGAGCATCACGGCCACGAAGTTGCTGCTGTGGACCAAGCCTACGAGGAAATCAAG GAGAAGCTGAGTGACTGGATCTCAGAACTTCAGGGGAGGTCAGAGAACATCGAGGACCTGGTGTCTGAGCTTGAACTGGCTTACAACTCTGTAGAG GACCAGTGTGTGGAGAGCGAGGCAGCGATGCGGGTGCAGAATGAGGAGATGATGGCTCTGGTGATGGAGCAGTACAACGACATGTCTGTCAGCatggaagaggagaagaaggcCAAGCTGGAGCAGCTATATGACCAGATTGTCTCCTTCCAGGAGAGCATCGACTCCACCAAAGCCACTCTGGAGACCACGGCCAGAGAGGCTGACACTGACGCACGG TCACCTGAAGACATTCATGCAAG TCTCAAGGCAGCTCTGGACTCAGCCATGTCACTGGAGCTGGGTCCCAAGGGACTGCTGGTGTTCGAGGACTATGCCAAGGGCAACACTTCCAGCTCTCACCTCGCACAGCGTAAGGGAATCCCAG TTCCTCAGAGACCTACGCTGCAGCCTCAGGAGTCAGGCTCAGCCACCAGCACTAGTGTCACCGTTTACTGGAGGGTCAACCCTGGAGATATCATAGACTGCTTCCAGGTCTACTGCATGGAGGATCCACAAGGAG CTGTGTCAGAGGAGTACCGTGTGACAGTGAAGGAGAGTTATTGTGTCCTGGAGGAGCTGGAGCCTGACAGGACATACAAGGTGTGGGTGATGGCTGTCAACTATACAGGCTGCTCTCTGCCCAGCGAGAGACTCTCCTTCAGAACTG CTCCATCAGTGCCAGTGATTGACACCGAGTGCTGTACTGTCATGTGGGATTCAGCCACGCTGCGGTGGAGCTCAGCAAGTCAGACTCCCGAACACAGTTACACGCTGGAGTACTGTCGCCAGTATGAACTGGAGGGAGAGGGGCTCAG GTCCCTCACAGGCATCAAAAGCTGTGAACAGAGGGTTCTCCTGCAGCCCAATGAGAATTATCTGTTTTACATCAAAGCTGTGAACGAGTCTGGAGCCAGCGAACAGAGCGAGGCTGCCCTCATTTCCaccaaag GGACAAGGTTCCACCTGCTGAAAGCCTCAGCTCACCCCGCCTTGGAGCTGTCAGTGGACCAGACCACCCTGCACTACTCTCAGGATGCACATGAAAACACACTATCTACAGAAAATGA GTGTCCATCCATCCTGGGTGAGTTGTTGCCGGCACAAGGGCATTACTACTGGGAGACCCTTGTGTCAGGAAGCACAGCTTACAGGCTAGGAGTGGCATATAGCACAGCCAATAGAAGCAGCCCACTGGGAGAAAACAGCCTGTCATGGTGTTTGCAGTGTATTCCTACACCATCAGG CTGCAGGTATCAGCTGCTCCACAATGAAGTTCAGTCCAGTGTGTTTGTGATTGAGATGCCTGAGCGAGTGGGTACTCTCCTGGATTACCAGCTTGGTCGTTTATCTTTCTACAATGCTCAAAGTGGTCAGTTGTTAGGCACTTTCTGCCAGCGCTTCACCCAGCCGTGCCACCCTACCCTGGCCCTGGAGATGCCCGGCAGCGTGGAGGTCAGCATGGTGCTGGAGGTGCCGGAGTTTACCAAGGACAGCTAG